In Pseudobdellovibrionaceae bacterium, the following proteins share a genomic window:
- a CDS encoding polyisoprenoid-binding protein — translation MLRIGLSVITLLISLSALAVPGETAQRFKLDPGHTQVLFKINHLGFSYTYGMFSDIKGEFSIDDKDVGKSQVAVEIATASINTLNKDRDDHLRKADFFDAKKFKSITFKSTKVGKSGENQYEVTGDLSLHGVTKPITFVFNRLKTGKDPWGKMRTGGMATFTLKRTDFGMNYMAKPGGLGDEVEVTLALEGVM, via the coding sequence ATGTTGAGGATTGGTCTGAGCGTTATCACCCTTTTGATTTCTCTGAGTGCCCTGGCTGTCCCGGGCGAAACAGCGCAAAGGTTTAAATTAGATCCCGGACATACCCAGGTGTTGTTCAAAATCAATCATTTGGGTTTTAGCTACACCTATGGGATGTTTTCTGACATCAAGGGTGAGTTCTCCATTGACGACAAAGACGTGGGCAAGAGCCAGGTCGCGGTTGAGATTGCCACTGCCAGCATTAACACTTTGAATAAAGATCGCGACGATCATTTGCGCAAAGCGGACTTTTTTGACGCCAAGAAATTCAAGTCCATCACTTTTAAGAGCACCAAGGTGGGTAAATCAGGAGAAAACCAATATGAAGTAACAGGAGACCTGTCCCTTCATGGGGTTACCAAGCCCATCACTTTTGTGTTTAACCGCCTGAAGACTGGCAAAGACCCTTGGGGTAAAATGCGCACCGGAGGGATGGCCACTTTTACCCTCAAGCGCACTGACTTCGGCATGAACTACATGGCCAAGCCGGGCGGATTGGGTGATGAAGTGGAAGTGACGCTGGCGCTTGAAGGTGTCATGTAG